A single window of Nicotiana sylvestris chromosome 3, ASM39365v2, whole genome shotgun sequence DNA harbors:
- the LOC104235586 gene encoding mitotic-spindle organizing protein 1A-like, with the protein MDPAAARTARDSLELVFHMSNILDTGLDRHTLSVLISLCDLGFNPEALAAVIKELRQENPSSSSEQRTLAP; encoded by the coding sequence ATGGATCCGGCGGCAGCACGTACAGCACGTGATTCTCTAGAGCTGGTATTTCATATGTCAAATATTCTGGACACAGGCCTCGATCGTCACACTCTTTCTGTTCTGATTTCCCTCTGCGATTTGGGTTTTAACCCTGAGGCATTGGCTGCTGTTATTAAGGAGCTTCGTCAAGAAAACCCGTCTTCTTCTTCTGAGCAAAGGACGCTGGCTCCATAA
- the LOC104235587 gene encoding inositol-tetrakisphosphate 1-kinase 2-like has product MSESLAGERFRIGYALAPRSVSSFIQDCLLIHAKEHGVDLIPIDLDKPLVEQGPFDSVFHKLYDSEWKKQLEEFSLKNPTSIIVDPIESIEKLHNRVSMLDVVSQLKMENLGIPQQAFVNSNDSELSLHDVVAREGLKFPIIAKAMLANATADAHQMYLVLNQDGLNGIKPPTVLQEFVNHGGVIFKVYVAGDHVKCVKRKSLADITEEKMGNSESLIPFSMISYFADQEQSDESLTKMMEAAEMPPMGFINEVSNQLRNAMNLHLFNYDMIRDNRVENQYLIIDINYFPGYAKVPEYETMLTPCFLDLAQEKRSRETGNLEESKTHETDSNGQNKTHETDSNGHNIS; this is encoded by the coding sequence ATGTCTGAATCTTTAGCTGGAGAGAGATTTCGAATTGGTTACGCTCTTGCACCTAGAAGCGTCAGCAGCTTTATCCAAGATTGTCTCCTCATTCACGCCAAAGAACATGGCGTTGATCTCATTCCTATCGATCTCGACAAACCATTGGTCGAACAAGGTCCGTTTGATTCTGTTTTTCACAAACTCTATGACTCAGAGTGGAAGAAACAGTTGGAAGAATTCTCCCTCAAAAACCCAACTTCCATAATCGTCGACCCGATTGAATCTATCGAGAAGCTACACAATCGAGTATCCATGCTCGACGTAGTCAGTCAATTGAAAATGGAGAATCTTGGTATTCCGCAGCAAGCTTTCGTTAATTCAAACGATTCTGAATTATCATTGCATGACGTTGTCGCTCGTGAGGGGTTGAAATTTCCCATAATTGCAAAGGCGATGCTCGCAAATGCAACAGCTGACGCTCACCAGATGTATTTAGTATTAAACCAAGACGGATTAAACGGAATTAAACCACCAACTGTATTACAGGAATTCGTGAACCACGGGGGAGTTATATTCAAGGTTTACGTAGCTGGGGATCACGTGAAATGTGTTAAAAGGAAGTCGTTGGCTGATATAACAGAGGAGAAAATGGGAAATTCAGAGAGTTTAATTCCTTTTTCTATGATATCTTATTTTGCTGATCAAGAACAGAGTGATGAGAGTCTTACTAAAATGATGGAAGCCGCTGAGATGCCTCCTATGGGATTCATAAATGAAGTGTCTAATCAACTGAGGAATGCTATGAATCTGCATCTATTTAACTATGATATGATAAGGGATAATAGAGTTGAAAATCAATATCTTATTATTGATATTAATTACTTCCCTGGTTATGCTAAAGTGCCTGAATATGAAACTATGTTGACCCCTTGTTTTCTTGATCTTGCACAAGAGAAGCGAAGCAGAGAGACTGGTAATTTGGAGGAGAGTAAGACTCACGAGACAGATTCTAATGGTCAGAATAAGACTCATGAGACAGATTCTAATGGTCACAATATTTCCTAG